From the genome of Pseudomonas sp. TMP9, one region includes:
- the fliN gene encoding flagellar motor switch protein FliN: MADENEHAGEGEEASSPEEQALADEWAAALSEAGDAGQDDIDAMLAASNTAPAAPRAPMEEFNSAPKMSLPVNLDGPNLDVILDIPVSISMEVGSTDITIRNLLQLNQGSVVELDRLAGEPLDVLVNGTLIAHGEVVVVNEKFGIRLTDVISPSERIKKLR, translated from the coding sequence ATGGCAGACGAAAACGAACATGCAGGCGAGGGTGAAGAAGCCAGCTCCCCTGAGGAACAGGCACTTGCTGATGAGTGGGCGGCCGCATTGTCTGAAGCCGGTGATGCCGGCCAGGACGATATTGACGCCATGCTTGCAGCCAGCAACACGGCGCCTGCCGCTCCACGGGCGCCGATGGAGGAGTTCAACAGCGCGCCGAAGATGAGCCTGCCGGTTAATCTGGATGGGCCGAATCTGGATGTGATTCTGGATATCCCGGTATCGATTTCCATGGAAGTGGGTAGCACTGACATCACCATTCGTAACCTACTGCAGCTCAACCAAGGGTCGGTTGTTGAATTGGATCGCCTGGCCGGTGAGCCGCTGGATGTATTGGTTAACGGCACCCTGATTGCGCACGGTGAGGTGGTGGTGGTGAATGAGAAATTTGGCATTCGCCTGACCGACGTGATCAGCCCAAGCGAACGCATCAAGAAGTTGCGTTAA